In a genomic window of Brettanomyces nanus chromosome 1, complete sequence:
- a CDS encoding uncharacterized protein (EggNog:ENOG41) gives MLNRWTRNLSTGLRNFHNFAPLLLNGTGLPDRTLLLNRLAFDLTEDEIEKAFAPIGGISSVHIECDDKTSKSRGYGRIVFEDANRAKRASVEMQGLVIHNMPIKVSVKSESRYKGLDEKKYEILYIKNLPYDVTEDEVLHLFAPYEALRCGLSRAPVTKKNLGYGFVRFGSKETAYNALQKTRDITLRDRKIKVAFAQPKVNNYRYIV, from the coding sequence ATGCTCAATAGGTGGACAAGAAATCTTAGTACTGGCTTGCGTAACTTTCACAACTTTGCTCCacttcttttgaatggAACTGGATTGCCAGATAGAACGCTTCTTCTAAATAGACTAGCTTTTGACTTGACTGAGGATGAGATCGAGAAGGCATTTGCGCCGATCGGGGGCATCAGCAGCGTGCATATTGAATGCGATGACAAGACGTCAAAGTCAAGAGGATATGGTCGAATagtatttgaagatgcCAATCGGGCCAAACGTGCCAGTGTAGAGATGCAAGGATTGGTGATACATAATATGCCTATTAAGGTGAGTGTAAAGTCAGAGTCCAGATACAAAGGACTtgacgaaaagaaatacGAGATCCTTTATATCAAGAACCTTCCATATGATGTTACAGAGGATGAGGTATTGCATTTGTTTGCTCCTTATGAAGCTTTAAGATGTGGCTTGTCTAGAGCACCAGTgaccaagaagaacttAGGCTATGGGTTTGTTCGATTTGGTTCAAAAGAGACTGCTTACAATGCCCTTCAAAAGACAAGAGATATCACGTTACGAGACAGAAAGATCAAGGTGGCATTTGCACAGCCTAAGGTCAACAATTATAGATATATAGTGTAA
- a CDS encoding uncharacterized protein (BUSCO:EOG09344D94), translating to MQRFSALSRSVVRANIFASRRAISVGHRAFSSTPRYMYAEAKEGKDAKKEDTIKDEGKKDAKDSKETRTTKDDVDAQLDETNKSLEELKKQNAELKDRYVRAVAEFRNLQATTQREMKKARDFALQKFSKDLIETVDNFDHAIEAVAREELKSNNSLSSFYDGVKMTKDVLEKTLEKHGLKKIDPLDKEFDPNKHEAVFQVAVPGKEPGTVCMVQQPGYELNGRVLRAAKVGVAKAADN from the coding sequence ATGCAGAGATTTTCGGCACTATCTAGATCTGTTGTTAGAGCCAACATATTTGCTTCGAGAAGGGCTATCAGTGTTGGCCACCGGGCTTTCTCGTCTACCCCAAGGTATATGTATGCGGAGGCAAAAGAGGGTAAAGATGCTAAAAAAGAGGATACCATCAAAGACGAAGGTAAAAAAGATGCCAAGGATAGTAAAGAAACAAGGACAACTAAGGATGACGTCGATGCTCAACTTGATGAAACCAACAAGtcacttgaagaactgaagaagcagaatgCAGAGCTGAAGGATAGATATGTCAGAGCTGTGGCCGAATTTAGAAATTTGCAGGCTACTACACAGagagaaatgaagaaggCTAGGGACTTTGCGTTGCAGAAGTTCTCGAAAGACTTGATTGAAACTGTGGATAACTTCGATCATGCTATCGAGGCGGTCGCACGCGAGGAGCTCAAGAGCAATAACAGTCTTTCCAGCTTCTATGACGGTGTCAAGATGACTAAGGatgttcttgaaaagaCCTTAGAGAAGCAtggtttgaagaagattgatcCTCTGGATAAGGAATTCGACCCTAACAAGCATGAGGCAGTGTTCCAGGTGGCCGTGCCCGGTAAGGAGCCTGGAACGGTCTGTATGGTCCAGCAGCCTGGCTATGAATTGAACGGTAGAGTTTTAAGGGCTGCTAAAGTTGGTGTTGCCAAGGCAGCTGACAATTAA